The genomic interval CGTGTTCATTGTTATCCTTTCGATTCTTGTTGGCATTCGAAATCCCCGATTCCTCACCTGGGGGAATCTCCACGACATGCTCCTTGATACCGCGGTTCTTTCGGTTTTGGCCGTGGGTATGATGTTTGTCCTCGTCACCGGAGGTATCGACCTTTCGGCAGAGTCAGTCCTTGCTCTGACTGGAATGGCGGCGGGGATAATTATCCGGGATAACCCTCATCTCTCGCCGATACTCATGCTCCTTTTTGGTCTTGTCTTTGGGGGTCTTCTTGGGGCGGTAACGGGCCTCATTGTTGCCAAGGGAA from Candidatus Caldatribacterium sp. carries:
- a CDS encoding ABC transporter permease, yielding MSRRATIQIRNLREFGIIVFIVILSILVGIRNPRFLTWGNLHDMLLDTAVLSVLAVGMMFVLVTGGIDLSAESVLALTGMAAGIIIRDNPHLSPILMLLFGLVFGGLLGAVTGLIVAKG